The Streptomyces sp. TLI_105 DNA segment CGCTCTCCCCGGAACACGTGGAGATCGTCGAACGCTGCTCCGAGCAGCCCCAGTCGATCGCCGAGCTCGCCGCCGGACTCGACCTCCCCGTCGGGGTGGTACGGGTCCTCGTCGGCGATCTCGTCGAGGACGAACTCGTCCATGTGACCCGCCCCGTTCCGCCGGCCGAGCTGCCGGACGTGAGCATCCTTCGCGAGGTGATCAATGGCCTTCGGGCGCTCTAGCCGCAAGAAGCCCTTCGTCGAGCCGGTGACCCTGAAGATCCTCGTCGCAGGCGGGTTCGGGGTCGGCAAGACGACGCTGGTGGGCGCGGTCAGCGAGATCAGACCCCTGCGGACCGAGGAGATCCTCAGCGAGGTGGGGCGGCCCGTCGACGACCTGCACGGCGTCGAGACCAAGACGACCACCACGGTCGCCATGGACTTCGGCCGGATCACCCTCCGCGAGGACCTCGTCCTCTACCTCTTCGGCACCCCGGGGCAGGACCGCTTCTGGTTCCTGTGGGACGAGCTGGCCCAGGGAGCCCTGGGGGCGGTCGTGCTCGCGGACACCCGCCGCCTGGAGGACAGCTTCGCCGCCATCGACTACTTCGAGCGGCGCGGCATCCCGTTCACGGTGGCCGTCAACTGCTTCGAGGGCGCCCAGCGGTTCCCGGCGGAGACCGTGCGCGGCGCGCTCGACCTGGACCCCGAGGTGGAGCTGCTGATGTGCGACGCCCGGGACCGCGAGTCCGTGAAGAACGTCCTCGTGGCGGTCGTCCAGCACGCCCTGGTCCTCGCGGACCGCAGCCCCGCCGCCGTCACGACCTGACCGGACGGGCCGCCTGTCGGGGGTGCTCAGCGCACCGCCACCACCGCCGAACCGTGGCCGAACAGGCCCTGGTTCGCGGTGATCCCGGCCCTCGCCCCCGGCACCTGCCGGTCGCCCGCCGTGCCGCGCAGCTGCCAGGTCAGCTCGCAGACCTGCGCGATCGCCTGGGCGGGCACCGCCTCCCCGAAGGAGCCGAGGCCGCCGCTGGTGTTGACCGGAAGGCGCCCGCCGAGGGCCGTGGCGCCCTCCCGCAGCAGCTTGGCGCCCTCACCCGGCGCACAGAGCCCGATGTCCTCGTACCACTCCAGTTCCAGGGCCGTGGACAGGTCGTACACCTCCGCCAGGGACAGGTCCTCGGGCCCGATCCCCGCCTCCTCGTAGGCGGCGCGGGCGATCGAGGCGCGGAAGGCGTGCGGGGCGGGGGAGACGGCCGCCGCCGAGTCGGTCGCGATGTCGGGGAGGTCCAGCACCGCCTTGGGGTACGTGGGGGAGACGGTGGACACCGCCCGGATCCGGACCGGGTCGGGGTGCCCGTGCCGGCGTGCGAACTCCATGCCGGACAGGACGAGCGCGGCGCCGCCGTCCGAGGTGGCGCAGATGTCGAGGAGCCGCAGCGGATCGGCGACGACGGCGGAGGCCGCGACCTCCTCGGCGGTCACCCGCTTGCGGTAGCGGGCCAGCGGATTGAGCGCGCCGGCCGCCGCGTTCTTCACCTTCACCCGGGCGAAGTCCTCGGCCGTGTCGCCGTACAGCGCCATCCTGCGGCGCGCGTAGAGGGCGAAGTACGCCGGGTTGGTCGCCCCGAGCACCCGGAACCGCAGCCAGTCCGGGTCGCCGGGCCGCTCGCCGCCGGCCGGGGCGAGGAACCCCTTCGGCGTCGAGTCCGCCCCGACGACCAGGACCACGTCCGCGAGTCCCGCCAGGATCTGGGCCCGGGCGGCGCCGATGGCCTGGGCGCCCGAGGCGCAGGCGGCGTACACGCTGGTGACCCGCGCCCCCTGCCAGCCGAGGGCCTGGGCGAAGGTCGCCCCCGCCACGTACCCCGGGTATCCGCACCGCATGGTGTCGGCGCCGACGACCGAGCCGATGTCGGACCACTCCAGACCGGCGTCGGCGAGCGCGGCGCGGGCGGCGGCCGTTCCGTACGAGACGAAGCTCCGGCCCCATTTGCCCCAGGGGTGCATCCCGGCCCCGAGCACGGCGATGTCGTTCACGACCGCTCCTCCCGCCGCTCCCCGGCGACCGGCCGCCAGTTCCAGGTGGTCCAGGTGTGCCGCTCGTCCTCGTTCAGGACGCCCGGCACCACCTCGACCTCGGTCCCGACGGCGAGGTCGGCCGTCGTCACGCCCGGCGCCGCCTGCCCGAGGACCACCATCGCCTCGGCCGCGAGCTCGACGGCGACGAGGGTGTACGGCTCCCAGGGCGCGTCCGGGTCGGAGACGTACGGGGCGGGCGGACGGTACCGGCCGTCGGTGTACGACCAGACCCGGCCGCGCGGCGAGAGCGGGACCTCGGCCAGCTCGCCGCCGCCCGGACAGCCGGGGTTGCGGCACCAGTCGTCCTCCCGCGGGAAGAAGACCGACGCGCAGGCCGTGCAGCGGGTGCCGAGCAGCCGGAACTCCGCCTCCGGCACGGTGTCGTCGGTGAACCACCCGGCCACCACCGGTCTGCGCGTCCGTGCCATCGGGACCTCCCGTGATCTGACGAAGCGTCAGAAGTGTGCCACGGTCGGTCGGCACTGAGAAGGGCTCAATGCCCGGCCACCGACCTCCGCGCCACGGGGAAGTCGAAGAACGTGCTCGGGAACGGCTCCGGCTTGAAGGTGAAGTGCCACCACTCCTCGGGCAGGTTCACGAACCCCTGCTCGGCGAGCGCGCCCCCCAGCAGCTGCCGGTTGGCCCGCTGTGCGCCCTGGATCCGCGGGTCGTCGGTGTGCGAGCGAGTGTCGAAGCAGTCGTACCCGGTCCCCATGTCCACCGAGTTGTCCGGGAACCGCTCCGCCTGCGGAGCCCAGCACTCCACCAGCTCCTCACCCGGCACGTACGCGCGCGTGGGCGCCGCCGGCAGCCGCACGATCGTGAGGTCCACCGTCGACCCTCGGCTGTGACCGGACTTCTCCGCGATGTAACCGTCCGCGAACAGCCTCGACTTGTCGACGAGCGGATAGAACTCCTTCTTCATCCGCTCGTCCTCCAGGTCCTTCGCCCAGCGCACGAAGTGGTCCACGGCCCGCTGCGGCCGGTAGCAGTCGTACACCTTCAGCGTGTAGCCCCGGGCGAGCAGCCGGAGCTGCGCGCGGTGCAGCGCCTCGGCCGCCGGACGGGTCAGGATGCACAGCGGCTGCCGGTAGCCGTCCACCGGCTCCCCGACGAAGTTGTGCTCGGTCGTGTAGCGCATCTCCTGGAGGATCGTCCGGTCCACGGAGCTCAGGGCCACGAACTCCCGTGGCGCCTTGGGCTCCGGCGCGGCCGAGGCCGGGGGAGCGGGCGCGGCGACGGCTCCGGTGACGGCGAGCAGCCCGGCCGCGGCCGTGACGGCGAGGGTACGAAGGGCGGTTGCGAGTCCTGTCATGCGCACCGTCTATCAGTTCCGGCAGCGCCGGGAAAGGGCGATCGCGTACGGTCGGGCCGTGAAGGACACCCACTGCTCCGCCTGCGGCGCCGCCCACCTCCCCGACGCCGGCTGGCCCCGCGCCTGCCCGGTCTGTGGCCACACCGCCTACCGCAACCCGCTGCCCGTCGCCGTCGCCCTCCTCCCCGTCACCGACGCGAAGGGAACGGGCCTCGTCGTCGTCACCCGCACCATCGAACCCGCGCGGGGCGGGGTCGCGCTGCCCGGCGGCTTCATCGACCACGGCGAGGACTGGCGCGCCGCCGTCGCCCGCGAACTGCGCGAGGAGACCGGCATCCCCGCCTCGGCCGAGGAGGTCCGCCTCGCCGACGCCCTGAGCTCCCCGGCCGGCCACCTCCTCCTCTTCGGCCTCCTTCCGCCCCGCCCGGCCGCCCAGCTCCCGCCGTCGGCCCCGACGGACGAGACGAGCGGCCACCACGTGCTCACGGCACCCGAGGAGTTGGCCTTTCCGCTCCACACGGAGGCGGTACGGAAGTGGTTCGGTGGCGCTTACGGGTGATCTGGTGTCGGATGCTGGATCCCATCTCCGGTATCCAGCATCCAGCGCACGACATCCGCCGGAGGGATCCGATATCCGACACCCGATATTCGGCTATTGAATATGGGATCCGTCTACTGGATCCGTCTACTGGATCCACCCCCCTCACAGCCCCCGCACCACCACCGGCAGCCCCGGCTCCTCCACCCCCTCGTCCGTGACACGCTCCACCACCGCCCGGCCGTCCACGAGCCGCGACTGGTACCGCTCGATCGAGGCCGGCTCCCAGCCGTCCCCGGTGTCCCGCACGACGAGCCCGCCACCGGTCCGCCCGGCGGCGGGCGCCCACACCTCCAGGACGAGCTCGCCCCCCTCGCCCCGCACGGGCAGCACGGCCCCCGCCCGGGCCAGGACCGGTACCCGGGAGAGCGGCGCGTCGAGCAGCACCTGCCCCGGACCCTCGTACGCCCGCCCCGTCGCCGTGTCGTACCAGCGTCCGCGCGGCAGCCGCACCGCCCGCCGGTCCGCGCCCCGCGTCAGCACCGGCGCCACGAGCAGCGCGTCGCCGAGCAGGAACGCGTCCTCGCAGTCGCGCAGCGCCCGGTCCTCCGGCGTCCCCCACCACACCGGGCGGACGTACGGTGCGCCCGTCATCCGGGCCAGCCGGGCCAGCGTCGTGAAGTACGGCCGCAGCCGCTCCCGTTCGGCCAGCGCCCCGCG contains these protein-coding regions:
- a CDS encoding DUF742 domain-containing protein → MSDEAERSRRERGQTPGPHHWFDDEAGPVVRPYAMTRGRTSAATRHRLDLIAVVVPEPAADDPGRDQTLSPEHVEIVERCSEQPQSIAELAAGLDLPVGVVRVLVGDLVEDELVHVTRPVPPAELPDVSILREVINGLRAL
- a CDS encoding ATP/GTP-binding protein: MAFGRSSRKKPFVEPVTLKILVAGGFGVGKTTLVGAVSEIRPLRTEEILSEVGRPVDDLHGVETKTTTTVAMDFGRITLREDLVLYLFGTPGQDRFWFLWDELAQGALGAVVLADTRRLEDSFAAIDYFERRGIPFTVAVNCFEGAQRFPAETVRGALDLDPEVELLMCDARDRESVKNVLVAVVQHALVLADRSPAAVTT
- a CDS encoding lipid-transfer protein, with the protein product MHPWGKWGRSFVSYGTAAARAALADAGLEWSDIGSVVGADTMRCGYPGYVAGATFAQALGWQGARVTSVYAACASGAQAIGAARAQILAGLADVVLVVGADSTPKGFLAPAGGERPGDPDWLRFRVLGATNPAYFALYARRRMALYGDTAEDFARVKVKNAAAGALNPLARYRKRVTAEEVAASAVVADPLRLLDICATSDGGAALVLSGMEFARRHGHPDPVRIRAVSTVSPTYPKAVLDLPDIATDSAAAVSPAPHAFRASIARAAYEEAGIGPEDLSLAEVYDLSTALELEWYEDIGLCAPGEGAKLLREGATALGGRLPVNTSGGLGSFGEAVPAQAIAQVCELTWQLRGTAGDRQVPGARAGITANQGLFGHGSAVVAVR
- a CDS encoding Zn-ribbon domain-containing OB-fold protein, whose protein sequence is MARTRRPVVAGWFTDDTVPEAEFRLLGTRCTACASVFFPREDDWCRNPGCPGGGELAEVPLSPRGRVWSYTDGRYRPPAPYVSDPDAPWEPYTLVAVELAAEAMVVLGQAAPGVTTADLAVGTEVEVVPGVLNEDERHTWTTWNWRPVAGERREERS
- a CDS encoding M15 family metallopeptidase; the encoded protein is MTGLATALRTLAVTAAAGLLAVTGAVAAPAPPASAAPEPKAPREFVALSSVDRTILQEMRYTTEHNFVGEPVDGYRQPLCILTRPAAEALHRAQLRLLARGYTLKVYDCYRPQRAVDHFVRWAKDLEDERMKKEFYPLVDKSRLFADGYIAEKSGHSRGSTVDLTIVRLPAAPTRAYVPGEELVECWAPQAERFPDNSVDMGTGYDCFDTRSHTDDPRIQGAQRANRQLLGGALAEQGFVNLPEEWWHFTFKPEPFPSTFFDFPVARRSVAGH
- a CDS encoding NUDIX domain-containing protein translates to MRTVYQFRQRRERAIAYGRAVKDTHCSACGAAHLPDAGWPRACPVCGHTAYRNPLPVAVALLPVTDAKGTGLVVVTRTIEPARGGVALPGGFIDHGEDWRAAVARELREETGIPASAEEVRLADALSSPAGHLLLFGLLPPRPAAQLPPSAPTDETSGHHVLTAPEELAFPLHTEAVRKWFGGAYG